The Quercus lobata isolate SW786 chromosome 4, ValleyOak3.0 Primary Assembly, whole genome shotgun sequence genome segment GTGCCTCTTGAATTGGCAATGAGCCATTATCACCAACTCCTGAAAAGTACAAATGTAGAAGTATATTGGATCTCATTACATGATATAAATTTCAATTACACTACTGAAATCACAGAAGGATGAAGATTTTGTTTCTTACCATTTTCTGTAATGTAAATAGGTGgattgttgtattttttatttacatatagCACAAGTTCTCGAATTCCTCTTGGATAAACGTAAAGCCAGCTAGTAGCGGTCTACAAAACGATTTATAACATAGTTTTTTTAGTATATACATGGAGTTGGAGTATAATACtcttcagagagagagagagagagagagagagagagagagtactggTTGACCAATAGGAATGCCATCCTTTTCCGCTGTGACATCAAATGGGTTGATTACATGAGTATAGGGAAAACAATATAAGGATCAAAATGCAAAAAcgactacaaattttattacaaaaaattttcaaacttaaatgacaatcaatatAATTTATGCCACTTCAACAGAataaatgttagaaatactTTTTAAGACTAATGACAcataattttagtaaaatttatgtaataaaatttgtaatacatATTTCTAGCACcactcaaaatataaattataaggCTTATCAAGGTTGTGGGTTTTGAGCTTACTAGTTAGATTTACATGGCTATCTGTTGTGTAACTGAGGTTAATGCTACTAGAAGATGTAGAGTCATCTGCATATCTTGCGGTGTAGTAATTTACTCCAAGGAAATCCAGAGAACCCTTTAGCATCTTGGATTGCAATTCAGTAAATATAGGTAGTCGAGTCCCAACCAGAGCTCTCATGGTCTCAGGGTAGTCCCCAAAAATTATTGGATTAACAAACCtacgaaaataataatagaaataatcACAAGTCTCCTCATGAGGGTTTGATACAAAATATTGGGACACTACTTCAATGACTTAATTAAAAGTTTAAGATAGTAACTTAATTGGTAACACTATCCACACTACTCACATATAAATATTCTGATAAATTTCCTTTATCTATTATAAGTTTTCTAATATTGAATCAAACTACAATCTAATtagctaaattttgtgttaattggaTATTGTTTACTGtctaatttacaaaattatatcaaaattagacaaaattatatatttgagtatgattttaaagtacaaaatatttgaaatataaatatttaaatatttaaatattttataatgagATAGGGTGTTTTTTGGTAGTCATAAATGCTAGTATAGAACGTTTAAGAAGGCAATATAATTCCCCAAATTATTTATTAGAAGAAAATATGTGTTTACATATACACACCTGCCTATcttttagtttctcaaaaaaaaaaaaaaatatatatatatatatatatatatctctttttaTCCGTATACGCCTGCATTTATTTACACATAATGCAACATTATTTAAGATTTTGATGGTAGGTAAGCGTGGATGTTGCATTATGTGTAAATAATGGCTTAATGCTTATTTTACAGTCTGAGATGTGAGAATCTTTATATCAAGATTCTCACTCTAGGGACCGTTTGGTAACGTTATTATAATAACGTTATTTGTATTTcttgaaaatacgtgtggataaaaaaaaaatgtatataaatacGTGTAATgctgtttaaaaactgaaaagtgtTACTTAAAATCACGAATCAAACAGCCCCTATAgattacttaaaaaaagaatCTCACTCCAGAATTAAGCCACGATTATAAACTCAAATGCACATTAAACGAGATGTGTGACTAgtaagtaaaataatatttttgaccTTGTTATTAAAGAATGAGTATGATTAACAAATACTCTTTAAAAATTTCTTaacaaaactatttttagaacgttttgataccatttttatagaaaatataaaaaattagtaaaaaaaatcagtggCTTTTTtcgtttttcataaaaaaaaaaaaaattctaaactaaTACCTTTAAGACATCCATTAACTTTTACCCTAAAGAATTTAAACAAAGATTGGCCTTGGTTTTCAAGTAGAGTTTGAAAGCTGTGGaaataaaatatgtagtaattttgtctaaaaaaatgataagaaggAGTATTAGTATGTTGGTAAGTTAATAGGCTAACCATGCATTGTTTTCGAACGAAACAATTATGGATAGACCACAAGAGAAGGGACTGAACCATACATTCAAAGCTAGCATCGTGCATCGTGGTAGATAGGCTTAGAAGTTAAAATGCATCTGTTTACTGTCACCTACCTTCATTTCAAACCAAAAATGCATGCTCTTTGCAAAtgtatttttaaagaaaacaaagcCAATGTTATCCATagaaaatttacaatttattcatttcccacttttttttaatgtaatattCATTTCCCACTTAGCCTACGTGCAAGGAAACGTGCATTAATGTTTATTGTCATGAGCTAAGTAAAGTGATGAAGTGCTAGGCTACAAAATGATCTTCATACCCATTGCACagatatataatatttttatttttgtatacaATAACAGCAACAGGGTTTTAATCCTAAGTCATGCATGTATGAATTACGGTGTATtgcagttatttatttatttattatttaagatatctgttttaatgttttaataaCTCATAGGAATTCAGGTCACAACAGTGAAAGACAAAAgtgcttattttatttataggaaTTCATTAGGTTAGTATAAAATTAAGTAATTACCatccaaaattaaaatcaagGCCTCTAAATGCAGCCTTGGTGCTGGCAACTGTTTGATATTTGGGCAATATCCAATAACTCGCTACTGTAATCCCAATTTCTCCCATTTGAAAagcctaccaaaaaaaaaaaagaaaagaagaagaagataattccATCCAATAAAGAAAGCCCACTTTTGCAATATTACGAATTAACCATCTTTTTTCCataataagaatatatattatctttttctCATTCATAAGGATTAAATAGTTTAATAGGTATTAATAGGTAAACACTGTgtttctctctcactcacacacacataaagttctttatatatatatatatatatatatatatataagatggaaattttactctagtttaatctaagtgtatatgtgtatcaCTCACACACAATTAATTAGTCAGTCATAAGTTGGTATATCCTCTTCAAATTTAttacttaattaaaattaattgttaaaaGCTCAAACCTGATACTTTTTCTTGTACAGTTTCACAGCAGCTGCATGTGAAAGAAGTAAATTATGTCCCACTATATAGGGTTCTGTCCCAGAATTCCCATATGTGCAATTTCCGACATAATTAGAGCAACGACCAGGTGCCGCGGTGCCTGTTGCATACCCTCCAATGGTAAATAAATTTGGTTCATTAATTGTgatccaaaacttcactctatcacCAAATTCTTTGAAGCAGAAGTCCACGTAGTTGAGATAATCATCCCTAATTATAGGAGATTGatcaattgtttattaattagaTTGTAGATTTATTAATTGCATAATAGATTTAAATGTGTATGTCAAAACTTACACTATGTTTGGGCTCAAGAATCCACCATACTCATCTTCAAGAGCTTGTGGAAGGTCCCAATGGAATAGAGTTACAAATGGTTTTAAACCTGATTAATGAACTATAGTCAATATTAGGAAGAGGCATATATTGAAACTACAATTTATGATTAGCTTTATGAGTAGCGTGTGAGAGGGAGTGAAATTTCACCTTGAGATAAAAGCTCATTTATGAGGTTATTGTAGAATATGACCCCTTTTTGGTTCACTCCTCCACTTACTTTTCCTTCTGAggacaaaattaaactttattagCAGCATTACATGTTACTTGGAATATATaccatataaaaatatttttttttcttctaaaatgaCATGTTATGTTGGTTCTCAGTAGAGAAAAAATGGTCATGAAATTATGCCTATTCCTTTAAATGGACTTCAAAGAAAATAGCAAAGGTTGAGTTGTGGTCTTACTAGGTAGTATTCTGGTCCATGAGATGGAGAACCTAAAGAAGTCTAAACCAATTTCTCTCATCAGAGCTATGTCCCCCTGAAACATTTCCCGGTCTTTTCATTAGTTTaatgcaaaaaagaagaagaaaagtaaaagaaaaaaaattatggtttcAACTGCAATATAGTGGATGTGTAGAAGGGTAGCTAGGGACAGAACAGAATAATTCTTTTTGGTGTGTAAGAGACTAATAGAATACAATCATATGAATCATACCTCAAAACGATAGTAAAAATTATCAGCTATATCCCCTGTAGTATGGTCCGCAATTTTTTCTGTCATGACACCAtaaaatatctcaaaaaaattgtctaagtggtacactatatatataaaaaaattgttatacatcaaaatttagttatgcatagaaataaaaatacagGTCATTTATGAGTATGACAGCCATTTCTTAGCAGGGAAGACCCTATAAGATTACAAATAATagggaaaatttttaattaaacaataattaacAAGAATCCCTTTGACTGGAATGTTCAAACCTTAAGAGACATTATTTTGTACACAATTAATTAtacctttctttttcattaataCAGTCTCATATACGTGACCTACATGCAAGGCCCACTTTTATaatgaatgtgtaaaatacTTGGTGAACTGAATAATccgctttggggattttcacctcacctcaggccaagggcttgccttgtagccgatattggattttggcttgacacccgcacggctttgtcctcttagcgagtgtgggcatgctcattGTGCAAGAGTCCCTATTGCCTTCAgcgcaagcttataaggcatagggggagcgcttctctaagcgatgtgggactcttgcacaatgagcatgcccacactcgctaagaggacaaagccgtgcgggtgtcaagccaaaatccatTATCGGTTACAAGGCAAacccttggcctgaggtgaggtgaaaatccccaaagcggacaaatagattgtgtcACTACAGTTTTCTTTCTCTTAGTGATGCAAATGTAGGTTGGTCTGGAGAACTAACTAGTAGTTGCTTGGTTTGCCTTTGTTTGTACATTTGGACATTCATGTTGATTGAATACAATTTCCATTCACTAAAActgcgagagagagagagacctggaTGTTCCCTGGTGAAAGTGTCCCATATGCTAGGTCCTTTTCCACGCTGATATGCAGCCCCTTCATACTTTCAATAGAAATTAAGAGTACCCCAAACATAATGAGTATAAGAACATAGTTAattagagttgatgtaaatattAGTATTAGTGCAGTGACATATGTACCTGGTAAGCACTTGAGGCCCCTCCAAATATGAAACCAGCTGGAAAATCTCTCCGACTAAGACTTTCAGTGCAAGAGAAAAAATAGACTACAACAAGCAGCACATACAAAAGGAGATGACGACGACGATGAAGTATTTCCATGTCTGTCTTTCTCCAACCCCCCCTGTATCGTCCAACCACAGAAGAATAGGCACACTTATATAGTCATTGAATTACACAACTCATTCAGTGTacttaattttattgttttactgtttcttaaaaaaaaaaaaaaatgttattgttTTACTTAAGCATCACTCTTTCCTGTATTGGATATACATATATTTGGGTCATCTAGATCACGTTGCTCAATGCTCAATATATTGAGGTCTGCATTTGATTGTGTCCAAACTCTTATTAATTACTAATCGTACGCCTTGGTATCTAATACCATGTGTTGCTATTCCAAATTCCACGATTCCGATTGCAATCAAGGGTAGGTTATCAATCCAGCCCATGtacttgtaattttatttttcttaatctaCTTGTGGACATTAATTATACACCAACTTTTCTTGCTTCTTGTTTAGCAAAAATTCTTGCTTCTTTAATTATTCGGTAGTATTAATTTGAAAAAGTCTAAATCGACTCTAGTCTTTGAAACTTGATCGCTCTTCAATAATACAATATGTGCAAAGTTGATTAAGATCCCAACTTTTTTTACATGCAACTTGTGATGAGAATAATAtgattaatatcactttttaatAGGCTCATAGGTTCATTATGAATTATTACTTTTACTATGCACAATCACACACGTCAACTGTTGTAaacaaagttctattttttttttttttttttttttttgatgaacaagtTCTAAAAATTTGTATCCCtagtcttattttattttaatgatataaGCAATGTTTACATTATGTGGTACATGCGTCTTGGTAGCCTTTCCCACTTAATTCTACATCATCTATCAATAAATCTAGTCACTAGTCACACAATttataactttctttttttaacaacgaTTGAAGTGTAAGCATATTATGATTGATATACAATATAAATGATATTAGTGATGGCCGGTGAGACTAAATAACACATTATCataaatttgttgtgaaactTTATGTCTCTGTCATGAAACATAATTATTTGTTTGCTAAGTTAAGAAAGGGATGAGTGCATGAAACGGTGGATCAGGGGTGGATTCTCCCATGGCCCATCAAAATTGTTATAcactat includes the following:
- the LOC115984415 gene encoding beta-glucosidase 17-like produces the protein MEILHRRRHLLLYVLLVVVYFFSCTESLSRRDFPAGFIFGGASSAYQYEGAAYQRGKGPSIWDTFTREHPEKIADHTTGDIADNFYYRFEGDIALMREIGLDFFRFSISWTRILPKGKVSGGVNQKGVIFYNNLINELLSQGLKPFVTLFHWDLPQALEDEYGGFLSPNIVDDYLNYVDFCFKEFGDRVKFWITINEPNLFTIGGYATGTAAPGRCSNYVGNCTYGNSGTEPYIVGHNLLLSHAAAVKLYKKKYQAFQMGEIGITVASYWILPKYQTVASTKAAFRGLDFNFGWFVNPIIFGDYPETMRALVGTRLPIFTELQSKMLKGSLDFLGVNYYTARYADDSTSSSSINLSYTTDSHVNLTTEKDGIPIGQPTATSWLYVYPRGIRELVLYVNKKYNNPPIYITENGVGDNGSLPIQEALNDSLRLNYHHSHLSNLLKAIRAGVDVRGYFAWSFLDDFEWESGFTLRFGINYVDYKNGLKRYMKASAFWFKNFLQKKNVTCSSD